A single genomic interval of Asterias amurensis chromosome 1, ASM3211899v1 harbors:
- the LOC139944457 gene encoding uncharacterized protein — protein MMIACRLLIVAALLVDTGVLSCSPPFGEVVKKTLEERARQAQLVVYGTVLTDKIEQLYGQESVYTLEPKCWLKHNSNVNFTSFTIVDALWDCTAVTLQKGNKYIIFLKEYGRGEFLVDDVDMQPGALNEPTDEDFGAVYRGINAGMDGAPDGMCMEGVDIPCFVGDVDMEVCKHGVIKSLLEKLSYRPG, from the coding sequence ATGATGATAGCGTGTAGACTTCTGATCGTAGCAGCCTTGTTGGTAGACACGGGCGTGCTCTCCTGCAGTCCTCCCTTCGGCGAGGTGGTGAAGAAGACCCTAGAGGAGCGAGCCCGCCAAGCGCAGTTGGTCGTCTACGGTACGGTACTCACAGACAAGATTGAACAACTCTACGGCCAGGAGAGCGTGTATACTCTCGAGCCAAAGTGTTGGCTAAAGCACAACTCAAATGTCAATTTCACCAGTTTCACAATTGTGGACGCATTATGGGATTGCACTGCTGTAACACTGCAAAAGGGGAATAAATACATTATCTTCCTGAAGGAGTATGGACGTGGGGAATTTCTTGTTGATGACGTGGATATGCAGCCTGGCGCCTTAAATGAACCGACCGACGAGGACTTCGGTGCCGTGTATCGTGGGATCAACGCCGGTATGGATGGGGCGCCAGACGGGATGTGTATGGAGGGCGTGGACATACCGTGTTTTGTGGGGGATGTCGATATGGAAGTGTGCAAACATGGTGTGATAAAGTCATTGTTAGAAAAATTGTCCTATAGGCCCGGGTAA